The proteins below come from a single Arthrobacter sp. B1I2 genomic window:
- a CDS encoding alpha/beta fold hydrolase — protein sequence MATTPQTPHARPGPGKSGPQIPARPGRVARWRIGRVVALSLAVGILAAVLLAAAPFVRARESEITGAVLCGFALGWAMLAILSVRFTDQPQRWAFVPAVFMGTGGLLLVVFGSPVDGVLSWLWPPALLALVIWMFFQVRRHLHGRSRGWLIYPVLAILALASIGGGYQTLGAAADARAFPAPGQLIDVGGYRLHLNCTGSGSPTVVLQPGAGEMSSNHGWIATAIANDTRVCVSDRAGRGWSESADNAQDATQIAADLHTLLHRGNVPGPYVLAGHSFGGLYVLTFAARYPDEVAGMVLMDSTDRAATDTPGAAAAPGSYDALGRISALISTTARLGLGRVYAPLEVGTLPARSRDEVRANIASPANLRSTLDEYIQANRSMQEAASLRDFGSKPLVVLTAGVGNSSRHQDAQNTLAGLSTNSVHQTVDWASHEALVADQAGAAVTTQAILDVVSSVRSGGPLAR from the coding sequence GTGGCCACCACCCCGCAGACACCCCACGCCCGTCCCGGCCCCGGAAAGAGCGGTCCGCAGATCCCCGCCCGGCCTGGCCGCGTGGCTAGGTGGCGCATTGGCCGGGTTGTGGCCCTTTCACTGGCCGTAGGGATCCTCGCCGCCGTGCTCCTGGCCGCCGCTCCCTTCGTCCGGGCGCGGGAGAGCGAAATTACCGGTGCAGTCCTGTGTGGCTTCGCCTTGGGGTGGGCGATGCTGGCCATCCTCTCGGTACGGTTCACTGACCAGCCGCAGCGCTGGGCATTTGTTCCCGCAGTGTTCATGGGCACCGGCGGTCTTCTCCTGGTGGTGTTCGGTTCCCCTGTGGACGGGGTGCTCAGCTGGTTGTGGCCGCCCGCCCTGCTGGCATTGGTGATCTGGATGTTCTTCCAAGTCCGCCGGCACCTTCACGGCAGGAGCCGGGGATGGCTCATCTACCCGGTGCTGGCGATATTGGCCCTGGCCTCCATCGGCGGCGGCTACCAAACCCTGGGTGCAGCGGCGGATGCCAGAGCATTCCCGGCGCCTGGCCAGCTGATCGACGTCGGCGGGTACAGGCTCCACTTGAATTGCACCGGGTCAGGCAGCCCCACGGTGGTGCTCCAACCGGGCGCCGGCGAGATGTCCTCGAACCACGGGTGGATCGCCACCGCCATAGCCAACGACACCCGCGTCTGCGTCTCCGACCGGGCCGGCCGGGGGTGGAGCGAGTCCGCTGACAACGCCCAGGACGCCACACAGATTGCCGCCGATCTCCACACCCTGCTGCACCGCGGCAACGTCCCCGGACCCTACGTGCTCGCCGGCCATTCCTTCGGCGGCCTCTATGTGCTCACCTTCGCCGCCCGCTACCCCGATGAGGTGGCCGGCATGGTGCTGATGGACTCCACGGACAGGGCAGCAACAGACACCCCCGGCGCGGCTGCCGCCCCAGGCAGCTATGACGCCCTCGGCCGGATCTCAGCGTTGATCTCTACAACGGCCCGGCTCGGCCTGGGCCGGGTGTACGCCCCGCTCGAGGTCGGTACGCTGCCGGCCAGGTCCCGGGACGAGGTCCGCGCCAACATCGCGAGCCCCGCGAACCTGCGCAGCACCCTCGACGAGTACATCCAGGCGAACAGGTCGATGCAGGAAGCCGCATCACTGCGGGACTTCGGTAGCAAACCACTGGTGGTGCTGACAGCAGGCGTCGGCAACAGCAGCAGACACCAGGACGCCCAGAACACATTGGCCGGCCTCTCCACCAACAGCGTTCACCAAACCGTTGATTGGGCCAGCCACGAAGCGCTTGTTGCCGACCAGGCCGGTGCCGCAGTCACCACCCAGGCGATCCTCGACGTCGTATCGTCGGTCAGGAGCGGCGGCCCCCTGGCGCGCTAA
- a CDS encoding glycoside hydrolase family 28 protein, with protein sequence MQVARTPRKRGRRLAGAAATVLIGLTSLTAVAGPSSAAPPGTDDSPACSSSSVRLDQGTARAPQNLCVPAAATDDTTTLLVWNKPDLYEDVVDYRVYSNGAPIGTAEQNARQNSPAQEYVDAFRAADKDGFHARTVAHNFTVTGLSPRTTYTFGVTGVRADGTETPASETITVTTAPKRHTVVVTDPAYKAKGDGTTLDTVAIQKAIDTCRTPGCTVVVPEGTFRTGALFLHSNMTLELQEGARLLGSDRPEDYPLAKGYYLYPVPEPLPTEAEYRNFLRPPSLLNVLPDDNGRSKEGREPGATASNVRIVGKGVVDGNGWKRTSAGSITDEAGNELPQYVASSAGKVLDDGLLAANQFRNAKENPDSLTGIVNKPDTLEDSVIYGQYRSSLMTFMGVENLYLEGVTADNPAFHGVMVLDSGNATVNGMRHATYNTNNGDGLEFGGTSNGIVVNNFFDTGDDQVNFAAGQGKYGAQGRPSEDVWIFNNYMRMGHGGIAVGSNTAAWVQRVLAEDNVMYKVETGGLRMKSTSDMGGGGRNFLFRDTAMACMGSSAFIMTLSYNQSPSGYVAADSATFKDVAVRNVSVDGNNSPTCGMAVSDSKPVIDIQAGPALGEGTATFSNFTFQDVVFRNVNPVNIKGLTDSTFSGVTFKSVRNNANPWRFDRYSTGNTFSNVVPAPAG encoded by the coding sequence ATGCAGGTTGCCAGAACCCCACGGAAGCGTGGCCGCCGCCTTGCCGGTGCCGCCGCCACGGTCCTGATCGGATTAACTTCCCTGACCGCGGTCGCCGGGCCCAGCTCGGCAGCACCACCGGGCACGGACGACTCGCCGGCGTGCTCCAGTTCCAGTGTCCGCTTGGACCAGGGCACCGCCCGGGCTCCGCAGAACCTCTGCGTCCCGGCCGCGGCGACGGATGACACCACCACCCTGCTGGTCTGGAACAAGCCGGACCTCTACGAAGACGTCGTCGACTACCGGGTGTACAGCAATGGCGCCCCGATTGGCACCGCGGAGCAGAATGCCCGGCAAAACTCGCCGGCACAGGAATACGTTGACGCCTTCAGGGCCGCGGACAAGGACGGTTTCCATGCCAGGACGGTGGCCCACAACTTTACGGTGACGGGCCTGTCCCCGCGCACTACCTATACCTTCGGCGTGACGGGGGTCCGCGCGGACGGTACCGAAACCCCGGCGAGTGAGACCATTACCGTCACCACCGCACCGAAGCGGCACACCGTCGTCGTCACCGATCCCGCCTACAAGGCGAAGGGCGATGGCACCACCCTGGACACCGTAGCCATCCAGAAAGCCATCGATACCTGCCGCACCCCCGGCTGCACCGTCGTCGTACCTGAAGGCACCTTCCGGACCGGCGCACTGTTCCTGCACTCGAACATGACGTTGGAGCTCCAGGAGGGGGCGCGGCTGCTGGGCTCGGACCGGCCGGAGGACTACCCGCTGGCCAAGGGCTATTACCTCTATCCCGTCCCCGAGCCCCTGCCCACGGAAGCCGAATACCGCAACTTCCTGCGGCCGCCGTCGCTCCTTAACGTCCTGCCGGACGACAACGGACGGTCCAAGGAGGGCCGCGAGCCCGGCGCGACGGCCAGCAACGTTCGCATTGTCGGTAAGGGCGTGGTGGACGGCAACGGCTGGAAGCGCACCAGTGCAGGATCCATCACCGATGAGGCGGGCAACGAACTGCCGCAGTACGTGGCCAGCAGCGCCGGCAAGGTCCTCGACGACGGTCTGCTCGCGGCCAACCAGTTCCGCAACGCCAAGGAGAACCCGGATTCCCTGACCGGCATCGTCAACAAGCCGGACACGCTGGAGGACTCCGTAATTTACGGCCAGTACCGTTCCAGCCTGATGACCTTCATGGGTGTGGAGAACCTGTACCTGGAGGGCGTCACTGCGGATAATCCGGCCTTCCACGGCGTCATGGTCCTGGACAGCGGGAACGCCACCGTCAACGGCATGCGGCACGCCACCTACAACACCAACAACGGCGACGGCCTGGAGTTTGGCGGGACCAGCAACGGCATCGTGGTCAACAACTTCTTCGACACCGGCGACGACCAGGTCAACTTCGCAGCAGGTCAAGGCAAGTACGGCGCGCAGGGCAGGCCCAGCGAGGACGTCTGGATCTTCAACAACTACATGCGGATGGGCCACGGCGGCATCGCGGTCGGTTCCAACACCGCGGCATGGGTGCAGCGCGTCCTGGCGGAGGACAACGTGATGTACAAGGTGGAGACCGGCGGCCTGCGCATGAAGAGCACCTCGGACATGGGCGGCGGCGGGCGGAACTTCCTGTTCCGGGACACCGCCATGGCATGCATGGGCAGCAGCGCCTTCATCATGACGCTCAGCTACAACCAGTCACCGAGTGGTTACGTGGCAGCCGATTCCGCCACCTTCAAGGACGTCGCCGTCCGCAACGTGTCAGTGGATGGCAACAACTCGCCTACCTGCGGCATGGCGGTCTCGGACAGCAAGCCTGTGATCGACATCCAGGCCGGGCCGGCCCTGGGCGAGGGGACGGCCACGTTCAGCAATTTCACGTTCCAGGATGTGGTGTTCCGGAACGTCAATCCCGTGAACATCAAGGGACTGACTGATTCAACCTTCAGCGGCGTCACGTTCAAGAGCGTCCGGAACAACGCCAACCCCTGGCGGTTCGATCGGTACTCCACCGGCAATACCTTCAGCAACGTGGTCCCTGCGCCGGCGGGATAG
- a CDS encoding amino acid ABC transporter ATP-binding protein, whose amino-acid sequence MTGVPMVLAEKVSKNFGTNKVLRGISLEVGRGQVLCIVGPSGSGKSTFLRCINHLERVDGGRLSIDGELVGYRQKGGKLYELKLSEAAFQRREIGMVFQRFNLFPHLTALENVTLAPMRVKGLSKAKATARANELLERVGLEDKGGAYPAHLSGGQQQRVAIARALAMDPKLMLFDEPTSALDPELVGEVLEVMKELAKSGMTMLVVTHEMGFAREVADTLVFMDEGVVVEAGPPRQILTNPQHERTKEFLSKVL is encoded by the coding sequence ATGACGGGCGTGCCCATGGTGCTTGCCGAGAAGGTGTCCAAGAACTTCGGCACGAACAAGGTGCTGCGCGGGATCAGCCTGGAGGTGGGCCGAGGCCAGGTGCTGTGCATTGTGGGGCCGAGCGGCTCGGGAAAGTCGACATTCCTGCGCTGCATCAACCACCTGGAACGGGTGGACGGCGGCCGGCTGTCGATCGACGGTGAGCTGGTGGGGTACCGCCAAAAGGGCGGGAAGCTGTACGAACTGAAGCTCTCCGAAGCGGCCTTCCAGCGCCGGGAGATCGGGATGGTGTTCCAGCGGTTCAACCTCTTCCCGCACCTGACTGCGCTGGAGAACGTCACCCTTGCTCCCATGCGGGTGAAGGGCCTCTCCAAGGCCAAAGCCACCGCCCGTGCCAACGAGCTGCTGGAACGCGTGGGGCTGGAGGACAAGGGCGGCGCCTACCCCGCGCACCTGTCCGGCGGGCAGCAGCAGCGGGTGGCCATCGCCCGCGCCCTGGCCATGGACCCCAAGCTCATGCTCTTCGACGAGCCCACCAGTGCCCTTGACCCGGAACTGGTGGGTGAGGTGCTGGAGGTCATGAAGGAACTGGCCAAGAGCGGCATGACCATGCTGGTGGTGACCCACGAGATGGGCTTCGCCCGCGAGGTGGCGGACACGCTGGTGTTCATGGACGAGGGCGTGGTGGTGGAGGCCGGGCCGCCCCGGCAAATCCTCACCAATCCGCAGCACGAGCGGACCAAGGAGTTCCTCTCCAAAGTCCTCTGA
- a CDS encoding amino acid ABC transporter permease — protein sequence MSRPETGGMTAAEPSEGPRSGNWRAADDAPAEAIVAIPLRHPWRILIAVLLVLGLAVFILDAAQRPDYGWADVGKYIFDRRISQAAWVTLSLTIYAMIGAIVIGLLLAIMRLSPNPVLKNIAWLYIWIFRGTPVYVQLVFWGLVSLIYPVFTLGIPFMQPWVTIPNVIFTNLFITAVIGLGLNEAAYMSEIVRAGLLSVDRGQEEAATALALSWGQTMRFVVVPQAMKIIIPPTGNEVISMLKTTSLVAAIPLSIDLYGVSRGISAVTFTPVPLLIVASLWYLLFTSVLMVGQHFIEKRFSRGTGRADTGRQSPTSAAAQAGPAPTARPGTPLPGEPGAPLGNEFGGKG from the coding sequence ATGAGCAGGCCGGAAACCGGCGGTATGACCGCGGCGGAACCCAGCGAAGGTCCCAGGAGCGGCAACTGGCGCGCCGCGGATGACGCGCCGGCCGAGGCCATCGTCGCCATTCCGCTGCGCCACCCGTGGCGGATCCTGATCGCCGTGCTTTTGGTGCTCGGGCTTGCGGTGTTCATATTGGACGCGGCCCAGCGCCCGGATTACGGCTGGGCGGACGTGGGCAAGTACATTTTCGACCGCCGGATCAGCCAGGCCGCGTGGGTGACGTTGTCGCTGACCATCTACGCGATGATCGGCGCGATCGTCATCGGCCTGCTGCTGGCCATCATGCGGCTGTCGCCCAACCCGGTGCTGAAGAACATCGCCTGGCTGTACATCTGGATTTTCCGGGGGACCCCGGTGTACGTGCAGCTGGTCTTCTGGGGCCTGGTGTCCCTGATCTATCCGGTGTTCACGCTGGGCATTCCGTTCATGCAGCCGTGGGTGACCATCCCTAACGTGATCTTCACCAACCTCTTCATCACCGCCGTGATCGGGCTGGGCCTGAACGAGGCCGCCTACATGTCCGAGATCGTGCGTGCGGGACTGCTTTCCGTGGACCGGGGCCAGGAGGAAGCAGCCACGGCGCTGGCCCTTTCCTGGGGCCAGACCATGCGGTTCGTGGTGGTGCCGCAGGCCATGAAGATCATCATTCCGCCCACCGGCAACGAGGTGATCTCGATGCTGAAGACCACCTCGCTGGTGGCCGCAATTCCCTTGAGCATCGACCTCTACGGCGTGTCCCGTGGTATTTCCGCGGTGACGTTCACTCCGGTTCCGCTGCTGATCGTGGCATCGCTGTGGTATCTGCTCTTCACGTCCGTCCTGATGGTGGGCCAGCACTTCATTGAAAAGCGTTTCTCCCGCGGCACCGGGCGGGCAGACACGGGCAGGCAATCGCCGACGTCGGCAGCGGCCCAGGCGGGTCCGGCACCCACGGCGCGTCCCGGGACGCCGCTTCCGGGGGAGCCCGGCGCCCCGCTTGGCAATGAGTTTGGAGGCAAGGGATGA
- a CDS encoding ABC transporter substrate-binding protein, which translates to MRTRYVLPVLTIGTALALSGCVDNSQPAATGSAAASASAAAVDVKKNDAIAASLPEKIKSAGVLNVGMANNYPPNEFKDDNGAPAGWSVDLTNALGKVMGLKVNFDIGTFDNILPAVRGGKDDMGMSSFSDTIEREKQADFVNYYSAGIQWASPKGKTVDPNNACGLKVAVQATTYEDTDEVPKKSKACTDAGKPAIQIFKFDAQDQATNALVVGQVDAMSADSPVTLYAISKTKDKLQTAGDAFEVAPYGIPVAKGSDFTPVLQKALQSLIDDGSYTKILTKWGVEAGGIKKADLNVAAKG; encoded by the coding sequence ATGCGCACCCGATACGTACTTCCCGTCCTCACCATCGGCACGGCGCTCGCCCTTTCCGGATGCGTGGACAACAGCCAGCCGGCAGCCACAGGCTCGGCAGCCGCAAGCGCTTCTGCCGCCGCCGTCGACGTCAAGAAAAATGACGCCATCGCCGCGTCCCTGCCGGAGAAAATCAAGAGTGCCGGGGTACTCAACGTCGGTATGGCCAACAACTACCCGCCCAACGAGTTCAAGGATGACAACGGGGCGCCGGCGGGCTGGTCGGTGGACCTCACCAACGCGCTGGGCAAGGTGATGGGCCTGAAGGTCAACTTCGATATCGGCACATTCGACAACATCCTGCCGGCCGTGCGCGGCGGCAAGGATGACATGGGAATGTCCTCGTTCAGCGACACCATCGAACGCGAAAAGCAGGCCGACTTTGTCAATTACTACTCCGCCGGAATCCAGTGGGCGTCCCCCAAGGGCAAGACCGTGGACCCCAACAACGCCTGCGGACTGAAAGTGGCCGTCCAGGCAACAACGTACGAGGACACCGATGAGGTGCCCAAGAAGTCGAAGGCCTGCACCGACGCAGGGAAGCCGGCCATCCAGATCTTTAAATTCGATGCGCAGGACCAGGCCACCAACGCCCTGGTGGTGGGACAGGTGGACGCCATGAGCGCTGACTCGCCCGTGACCCTGTACGCGATCTCCAAGACCAAGGACAAGCTGCAGACCGCCGGTGACGCTTTCGAGGTGGCCCCGTACGGGATTCCCGTGGCCAAGGGCAGCGACTTCACACCGGTCCTGCAGAAGGCGCTCCAGTCGCTGATTGATGACGGCAGCTACACCAAGATCCTCACCAAGTGGGGAGTGGAGGCCGGCGGGATCAAGAAGGCGGACCTCAACGTGGCAGCCAAGGGGTAA
- a CDS encoding alpha-hydroxy acid oxidase — protein sequence MKVSEARQLIQVKAPVFSRRRRVLANAFNVEEYRKAARRVLPAAIFDYLDGGSEDEVTLRRNRAVFDSWALMPSWGPVSGPDTSTTLLGESSALPLTLTPTGATRLFHPEGESAVAAAADRAGIPYGLAGLSTVPMETIAADSPGLDRWFNIGLASNAQVLRAKLSRCEAAGFRALIVGVDTRALGARERDLHNGFTAPPSLTLSTIADIARRPSWWISFLKADGISFPNLDPRSPAATSMVTPSMWQQLLGHSDATSGWKELEALRQAWHGKIVLKGCVNPADVAKAARIGLDAVQLSNHGGRQLDHMLSPMDVLQESRQKVGDSLEIYVDSGIRRGSDILKALALGADACSIGRAYLYGLVAAGSPGVERVIQILADELRRTMTLVGVSSIPELKARGGEILRDIRRSGEILAAEASGTNLEHK from the coding sequence TTGAAAGTCAGCGAAGCCAGGCAGCTCATTCAGGTGAAAGCGCCCGTATTCTCCAGGCGGCGCCGGGTGCTGGCCAACGCCTTCAATGTGGAGGAGTACCGGAAGGCGGCACGGCGGGTCCTGCCGGCGGCGATCTTCGATTATCTCGACGGCGGTTCCGAGGACGAGGTGACCCTTCGCCGCAACCGTGCCGTCTTCGACTCGTGGGCGCTGATGCCCAGCTGGGGACCGGTGTCCGGACCCGACACCAGCACCACCCTGCTCGGGGAATCCAGTGCTCTGCCCCTGACCCTGACGCCTACGGGTGCAACCCGCCTGTTCCACCCGGAGGGGGAGTCGGCGGTCGCGGCTGCGGCAGACAGGGCCGGCATTCCCTATGGACTTGCAGGGCTCAGCACCGTGCCCATGGAAACCATTGCGGCGGACAGCCCCGGACTGGACCGCTGGTTCAACATCGGCCTGGCCTCAAACGCCCAGGTGCTAAGGGCAAAACTGTCCCGCTGCGAAGCCGCCGGATTCCGCGCCCTGATTGTCGGCGTCGACACCCGTGCGCTGGGAGCCCGGGAACGGGACCTGCACAACGGCTTCACCGCCCCTCCGTCACTGACCCTTTCAACCATCGCCGACATCGCCCGCAGGCCGTCCTGGTGGATCAGCTTCCTGAAGGCGGACGGAATCAGCTTCCCCAACCTGGATCCCCGCAGTCCGGCCGCCACCTCCATGGTCACCCCGTCCATGTGGCAGCAACTCCTGGGACACTCGGATGCCACCAGCGGGTGGAAGGAACTGGAAGCGCTCCGCCAGGCCTGGCACGGCAAAATCGTGCTCAAGGGGTGCGTCAATCCGGCCGACGTCGCCAAGGCGGCACGGATCGGCCTGGACGCCGTCCAGCTGAGCAACCACGGCGGCCGCCAGCTCGACCACATGCTCAGCCCTATGGATGTGCTGCAGGAATCACGCCAAAAGGTGGGCGACTCACTGGAGATCTATGTGGACTCGGGAATCCGCCGCGGCAGCGACATCCTGAAGGCGCTGGCCCTGGGCGCCGACGCCTGTTCCATTGGCAGGGCGTATCTGTATGGATTGGTGGCGGCCGGCTCGCCCGGGGTAGAGCGTGTTATCCAGATACTGGCGGATGAACTCAGGCGTACGATGACCTTGGTGGGCGTTTCCAGCATTCCTGAGCTGAAAGCTCGGGGCGGCGAGATTCTCCGTGACATTCGCCGTTCCGGCGAAATCCTTGCAGCAGAAGCATCAGGCACGAATCTCGAGCATAAGTGA
- a CDS encoding PEP/pyruvate-binding domain-containing protein, producing MTFVKDLGSVGRGDLALAGGKAVGLGGLIQAGLPVPPGFVLTTAAYREFVTNNHFETAIQDLASLQPGAAPQDYEDASAQISALFKGGAMPAEIAADLRTAYAQLDGGDAPVAVRSSATAEDLESASFAGQQETYLNVRGTGALMHAVIGCWASLWTARAMAYRAREGVRPDQVRLAVVIQLMLEAQAAGVMFTANPANGRRDQTVISAAWGLGEAVVSGTVTTDDLMVKAATGTVLSRHTADKEVMTVPAENGTREQPVPEARRRAPVLDDAAAAELARYGQRIANHFGAPQDIEWARADGGFFLLQSRPITALPEPAADIPHTWPVPYPRGLYFRASIVEQMPDPLTPLFADLIDGSVTRSLSALMNQALGPNSLRGGDVRFPTINGYAYYYYRNWAMWRMTARTVPAMGALFRGKAHMGIAGWRDYSHPRYERVIKEWSVKPPAELSGEQLLAGVQALLDAGTVYYTAVQSIIPLAAMSELSFRAFYDKAARHDGDPPAQALLLGFDSEPIRAEKSLFDLAGWARSDPGLLSVLLERPTALLAECQRTGSPPVGVDDVLWQEWRFTFQEHLALYGHAVYNLDFATPVPADDPSAQLETVKFYLRGQGTDPHERQRLLTQRREELTREMAGRLGPRRRGLFFRLLKWAQETAPLREDALADVGLAWPLLRRMLLELGRRLVSSGVLASPEDVFWLCFQELRSAVDFGLAEPGAHGHAAIAGAPRPVRAAAVEERKMVWRGQAKAVAPQMLPQKPWMEKAFGSMMPGGPQRQPGDVIKGAGASSGRVTAPARVLRGPEDFARMQPGEVLVARITTPAWTPLFAMASAVVTDVGGPLSHSSIVAREYGIPAVLGTGVATQRLAAGQQVSVDGDAGTVTIVGAAGGPTPSPGF from the coding sequence GTGACCTTCGTCAAGGATTTGGGAAGTGTCGGGCGGGGAGACCTGGCACTGGCCGGCGGCAAGGCGGTGGGCCTCGGCGGCCTCATCCAGGCCGGGCTTCCCGTCCCGCCGGGCTTTGTCCTCACCACGGCGGCCTACCGCGAATTCGTCACGAACAACCACTTTGAGACGGCGATCCAGGACCTGGCCTCACTGCAACCCGGCGCGGCCCCACAGGACTATGAGGATGCCTCGGCGCAGATCAGTGCCCTGTTCAAAGGCGGTGCCATGCCTGCGGAAATCGCCGCGGACCTCCGCACCGCCTACGCGCAGCTGGACGGCGGCGACGCACCGGTTGCGGTCCGGTCGTCCGCCACAGCCGAGGACCTCGAGTCGGCCAGTTTCGCGGGGCAGCAGGAAACTTACCTGAACGTCCGTGGCACGGGCGCATTGATGCACGCCGTCATTGGCTGCTGGGCTTCCCTCTGGACGGCGCGAGCCATGGCCTACCGCGCCCGCGAAGGCGTGCGGCCCGACCAGGTGCGCCTCGCCGTCGTCATCCAACTCATGCTGGAGGCCCAGGCAGCCGGGGTGATGTTCACTGCCAACCCCGCCAACGGCCGCCGCGACCAGACGGTGATCAGCGCCGCCTGGGGCCTGGGCGAAGCTGTCGTCAGTGGGACGGTGACCACGGATGACCTGATGGTTAAGGCCGCCACGGGCACGGTCCTCTCGCGGCACACAGCCGACAAGGAGGTCATGACCGTACCCGCGGAGAACGGTACCCGGGAGCAGCCGGTGCCGGAAGCCCGCCGTCGTGCCCCCGTCCTGGACGATGCTGCCGCAGCCGAACTGGCCCGCTACGGGCAGCGCATCGCGAACCACTTCGGGGCACCGCAGGACATCGAATGGGCCCGGGCCGATGGCGGGTTCTTCCTCCTGCAGTCCCGGCCCATCACAGCGCTGCCCGAACCGGCGGCCGACATTCCCCACACATGGCCGGTCCCCTATCCCAGGGGCCTCTACTTCCGGGCGAGCATTGTGGAACAGATGCCGGACCCGCTGACCCCGCTCTTTGCTGACCTCATCGACGGCTCGGTGACCCGCTCCCTGTCGGCACTGATGAACCAGGCACTGGGTCCGAACTCCCTGCGCGGGGGCGATGTCCGGTTCCCCACCATCAACGGTTACGCCTATTACTACTACCGCAACTGGGCGATGTGGCGGATGACGGCCAGGACGGTGCCGGCAATGGGGGCATTGTTTCGCGGCAAGGCGCACATGGGCATCGCCGGCTGGCGGGACTATTCGCATCCGCGGTACGAACGCGTGATCAAGGAATGGTCGGTGAAGCCGCCGGCAGAGCTCTCCGGCGAACAGCTGCTGGCAGGCGTGCAGGCCCTCCTAGACGCCGGAACGGTGTACTACACGGCCGTGCAGTCCATCATTCCGCTCGCCGCCATGAGCGAACTCTCTTTCCGGGCGTTTTATGACAAGGCGGCCCGGCACGACGGCGATCCCCCGGCCCAGGCGCTCCTGCTGGGCTTCGACAGCGAACCCATCCGGGCGGAAAAGTCGCTGTTCGATCTGGCGGGCTGGGCACGAAGCGATCCCGGTCTGCTTTCGGTTTTGCTGGAACGGCCGACGGCGCTGCTCGCCGAGTGCCAGCGGACCGGCTCGCCGCCGGTCGGGGTGGACGACGTCCTGTGGCAGGAATGGCGCTTCACATTCCAGGAACATCTGGCCCTCTATGGCCATGCCGTCTACAACCTGGACTTCGCCACCCCGGTGCCGGCCGATGATCCATCCGCGCAGCTGGAAACCGTGAAGTTCTACCTGCGCGGGCAGGGCACCGACCCGCACGAGCGGCAGCGGCTGCTGACCCAGCGCCGGGAAGAGCTGACGCGGGAGATGGCCGGCCGGCTGGGGCCGCGGCGCCGTGGCCTGTTCTTCCGTCTGTTGAAGTGGGCGCAGGAGACCGCACCGCTCCGCGAAGACGCGCTGGCCGACGTCGGGCTCGCCTGGCCGCTGCTGCGGCGCATGCTGCTGGAACTCGGACGGCGGCTGGTTTCCTCGGGTGTGCTCGCCTCGCCCGAGGACGTGTTCTGGCTGTGCTTCCAGGAGTTGCGAAGCGCCGTCGACTTCGGGCTCGCCGAACCCGGTGCCCATGGGCACGCTGCCATTGCCGGGGCGCCCCGACCCGTCCGCGCGGCCGCCGTCGAGGAGCGGAAAATGGTGTGGCGGGGCCAAGCCAAGGCCGTTGCCCCGCAGATGCTGCCCCAGAAACCCTGGATGGAGAAGGCCTTCGGCTCGATGATGCCCGGCGGCCCGCAGCGACAGCCCGGCGACGTGATCAAGGGTGCCGGCGCGAGTTCCGGCAGGGTCACCGCGCCGGCCCGCGTGCTGCGGGGACCCGAGGATTTCGCCCGGATGCAGCCCGGCGAAGTCTTGGTGGCCCGCATCACCACCCCCGCATGGACCCCGTTATTCGCCATGGCGTCGGCCGTGGTGACGGACGTCGGTGGCCCGCTGAGCCACAGCTCCATCGTGGCCCGCGAGTACGGGATCCCCGCGGTTTTGGGCACAGGCGTGGCGACGCAGCGGCTGGCCGCCGGTCAACAGGTCAGCGTTGATGGCGACGCCGGTACGGTCACCATAGTGGGTGCAGCCGGCGGGCCCACTCCTTCCCCCGGGTTCTGA